From one Deltaproteobacteria bacterium genomic stretch:
- a CDS encoding polysaccharide biosynthesis protein, giving the protein VLVSTDKAVRPTNVMGTTKRVAELLMRARSGGRTTFMAVRFGNVLGSSGSVIPLFRKQIAHGGPVTVTHPEVTRYFMTIPEAAQLIVQAGALGRGKEIFILKMGQPVRIADLARDLIVLSGKSVDDIEIRFTGLRPGEKLYEELITTGEGIIETGHDQIMVLEPLGEHEAQQCIGPLLQAATTFDAVTIRRELERLVPEFHPDPTPGLAQDKGRG; this is encoded by the coding sequence TCGTGCTGGTGTCCACGGACAAGGCCGTGCGGCCGACCAATGTCATGGGCACGACCAAACGCGTGGCCGAGCTGCTCATGCGCGCCAGGAGCGGGGGCCGAACCACATTCATGGCCGTGCGCTTCGGCAACGTGCTCGGCTCGTCGGGTTCGGTCATCCCGCTCTTTCGCAAGCAAATCGCCCACGGCGGCCCGGTCACGGTCACCCATCCCGAGGTGACGCGCTACTTCATGACCATTCCCGAGGCCGCCCAGCTCATCGTTCAGGCCGGAGCCCTGGGCCGGGGCAAAGAAATCTTCATCCTCAAAATGGGCCAGCCCGTGCGCATCGCCGACCTGGCCCGGGATCTGATCGTTTTGTCCGGCAAATCCGTGGACGACATCGAAATCCGCTTCACGGGCCTGCGGCCGGGCGAAAAGCTTTACGAGGAACTGATCACTACCGGCGAAGGCATCATCGAAACCGGCCACGATCAGATCATGGTTTTGGAGCCTCTCGGCGAGCACGAAGCCCAACAGTGCATCGGGCCCCTGCTCCAGGCCGCCACGACCTTTGACGCGGTCACGATCCGACGGGAACTGGAACGCCTGGTGCCGGAATTCCACCCCGACCCGACACCTGGTCTTGCCCAGGACAAGGGCCGTGGTTGA
- a CDS encoding type I secretion system permease/ATPase, with protein MKTMKDFLRKWRKYFVYAGFISCFINLLQLTFSFYMFAIYDAIFSSYDHDSLYSITVIAVFALFFLLFFGFLRKRILRMVGVDLVASFSPHIFRHTLLGYAGPSKQAYQQGMSDISTLNAFLNSDSLPAIFDIPWTPFYVLIIFLFHPMLGVVTLGVGLAILLLIFLQDRYTRDRLVKANSLAQGNKRFLDSMLANAEVVNAMGMGRSVHDRFDARNTEIVVHQTMASRYAGLTQSSIKSIQILMNVLLYAVGSWLAITENFNAGLIIVVSVIEGQALSPFMRVLFGAKTIVQAREAYKRLHGFFYLLSKVPPKMSLPAPRGALVADRVTFALGGRLLLREVSFDLEPGEFMGLVGPNGAGKTTLLRVLLGLWPSIFGAARLDGVSLQLWDKTELGPHIGYLPQEVELFPVSVAANIARLGEVDMDEVTRVCRIVGIESMIEALPQGYETMVGGTDGVRFSGGQKQRIGLARALYGAPRLLLLDEPNSNLDEAGEERLIDALTRIKADQGTTCVMITHKFSLLGVVDKVLMLQNGQVAYWGPRDEVLAAISRPVNPPAGIGGAGLAAVSA; from the coding sequence ATGAAAACAATGAAGGATTTTTTACGGAAGTGGAGAAAATATTTTGTCTACGCCGGATTCATAAGCTGTTTCATCAACTTGCTCCAGCTGACGTTTTCGTTTTATATGTTCGCGATCTACGACGCGATATTCAGCAGCTATGACCACGATTCGCTCTATTCCATAACCGTTATCGCCGTTTTTGCCCTGTTTTTTCTTCTTTTTTTCGGCTTCCTGCGCAAAAGAATACTGCGCATGGTCGGCGTCGATCTGGTTGCCTCGTTCAGTCCGCATATTTTCCGGCACACGCTCCTGGGGTACGCGGGGCCATCCAAACAGGCCTACCAGCAAGGCATGAGCGACATTTCGACCCTCAACGCGTTTTTGAACAGCGATTCCCTGCCCGCTATTTTCGACATCCCATGGACGCCGTTTTACGTTCTGATCATCTTCCTTTTCCACCCCATGCTGGGCGTGGTCACGCTGGGCGTGGGACTGGCCATCCTGCTGCTGATCTTCCTCCAGGACCGGTACACCCGGGATCGCCTCGTCAAGGCCAATTCCCTGGCCCAAGGCAACAAACGCTTCCTGGACTCCATGCTGGCCAACGCCGAGGTGGTCAATGCCATGGGCATGGGCCGAAGCGTTCATGACCGCTTTGACGCCCGGAACACGGAAATCGTCGTGCATCAGACCATGGCCAGCCGCTATGCCGGCCTGACCCAAAGTTCCATCAAGTCGATTCAGATCCTGATGAACGTTCTGCTTTACGCCGTCGGCTCCTGGCTGGCCATCACGGAAAATTTCAACGCCGGCCTGATCATCGTGGTTTCGGTCATCGAGGGGCAGGCCCTGTCTCCCTTCATGCGCGTGCTGTTCGGTGCCAAGACCATTGTCCAGGCCCGTGAAGCCTACAAACGCCTGCATGGCTTTTTTTACCTCCTGTCCAAGGTGCCGCCCAAAATGTCCCTGCCCGCGCCGCGCGGCGCCCTTGTCGCGGACCGGGTCACCTTCGCCCTGGGTGGACGACTGCTGCTGCGCGAAGTGTCCTTTGATCTGGAGCCAGGCGAATTCATGGGGCTGGTCGGTCCCAACGGAGCGGGCAAAACCACCTTGCTGCGGGTTCTCCTCGGCCTGTGGCCCTCTATTTTCGGTGCCGCGCGCCTGGACGGCGTCAGTCTCCAACTCTGGGACAAGACGGAGCTCGGCCCCCACATCGGATACCTGCCCCAGGAGGTGGAACTTTTCCCGGTAAGCGTGGCTGCGAACATCGCCCGCCTGGGCGAGGTGGACATGGACGAAGTAACCAGGGTGTGCCGGATCGTGGGCATAGAATCCATGATCGAGGCCCTGCCCCAGGGTTACGAAACCATGGTCGGCGGCACGGATGGAGTGCGTTTTTCCGGCGGCCAGAAGCAACGCATCGGGTTGGCCCGGGCACTTTACGGCGCGCCCAGGCTGTTGCTGCTGGACGAACCGAATTCCAATCTCGACGAGGCGGGCGAAGAACGCCTGATCGACGCCCTGACCCGGATCAAGGCCGACCAGGGCACGACCTGTGTCATGATCACCCATAAATTTTCCTTGCTGGGCGTCGTGGACAAGGTGCTCATGCTCCAGAACGGACAGGTCGCGTACTGGGGCCCAAGGGATGAAGTTCTCGCCGCGATATCCCGTCCGGTCAATCCTCCCGCCGGAATCGGCGGCGCGGGATTGGCGGCGGTCTCGGCGTAA
- a CDS encoding TolC family protein, which produces MQWKTMLGLLCALIMLGATPALTADDPTRPPAYTMRECVEMAIERSPRILAAEEATRKAEAEIGVARAGFFPKLSGVGSRKKITGLDSTGASNSDYDDQVVDSYGLQLTQTLFAGLTVLNGYQRAVLAHQYALAEKEEAVSRLILDVQTAFLDRQRAVEEARIHAAHLESLEMNGKALAAMFGQHLVSYSDVLEVEVEIANARQTLSETESFIATKTIELKGLMRIPFTNKIDFVPNAWDVGYAPELTLEDIRCEALTTSPAVRLAKLAIEVVQKDRDVAKGAFLPRLNLSLGYNNIDVDYRLPSETAYGDYDRDYSTLYTVGQLSLEWDLFAGGRDYYQVRRMKHEISRLQHNLRDQESLIYTAIEKAHTSFEDSRNRAAHALAFLKSARENVAMATARLDKSLGTLPELIMAKSQLQNAESNLVKTQVDCQQALANLYHAMGRRTFSLQ; this is translated from the coding sequence ATGCAATGGAAGACAATGCTTGGGCTGCTGTGCGCGCTGATCATGCTCGGCGCCACGCCGGCCCTGACCGCGGATGATCCGACGCGGCCCCCCGCGTACACCATGCGCGAATGTGTCGAAATGGCCATCGAACGCAGTCCTCGAATTTTGGCGGCCGAGGAAGCAACGCGCAAGGCCGAGGCCGAAATCGGCGTGGCCCGTGCTGGGTTTTTCCCGAAGCTGTCCGGTGTCGGGTCCCGAAAAAAGATCACCGGTCTGGACAGCACTGGCGCCAGCAACAGTGACTACGACGACCAGGTGGTTGATTCCTATGGCCTGCAGCTGACCCAGACGCTGTTCGCCGGGTTGACCGTCTTGAATGGCTATCAGAGGGCCGTCCTGGCGCACCAATACGCCCTGGCCGAAAAAGAGGAAGCCGTGTCCCGGTTGATCCTGGACGTCCAGACCGCGTTTCTGGACAGGCAGCGGGCCGTGGAAGAGGCTCGGATTCACGCGGCCCACCTGGAAAGCCTGGAAATGAACGGCAAGGCCCTGGCGGCGATGTTTGGCCAGCACCTGGTGTCCTACAGCGACGTTCTCGAAGTGGAGGTGGAAATCGCCAACGCGCGGCAGACGCTAAGCGAGACGGAGTCGTTCATCGCCACCAAGACCATCGAACTCAAGGGGCTAATGCGGATTCCCTTTACCAACAAAATCGACTTCGTGCCCAATGCCTGGGATGTCGGCTACGCCCCGGAACTGACCCTGGAGGATATCCGATGCGAAGCCCTGACGACCAGTCCGGCCGTGCGTCTGGCCAAACTGGCCATCGAGGTCGTGCAAAAGGACCGGGACGTGGCCAAGGGCGCGTTTTTACCCCGGCTCAATCTGAGTCTGGGCTATAACAACATCGATGTCGATTATCGGCTGCCCTCGGAGACGGCCTACGGCGATTACGACCGGGACTACTCCACCCTGTATACCGTGGGACAGCTGAGTCTGGAGTGGGATCTCTTCGCCGGCGGGCGCGACTATTACCAGGTACGGCGGATGAAGCACGAAATCAGCCGCCTGCAACACAACCTGCGGGATCAGGAATCCCTGATCTACACGGCGATCGAAAAGGCCCATACCTCTTTCGAGGATTCGCGGAACCGGGCCGCCCATGCCTTGGCGTTTTTGAAAAGCGCCCGGGAAAACGTGGCCATGGCCACCGCCCGTCTGGACAAAAGCCTGGGCACGTTGCCGGAGCTCATCATGGCCAAGAGCCAGTTGCAAAACGCCGAATCCAACCTGGTCAAAACCCAGGTCGACTGCCAACAGGCCTTGGCGAATCTGTACCACGCCATGGGCCGGCGTACTTTTTCTCTGCAGTAA
- a CDS encoding type I secretion system permease/ATPase — MNRFLKKWKRALGFAGFFSLFINMLQLVFPVYMLIIFDKVLASRSIPTLLTVSVGAVLALVVLACLDFLRSRLLIRVGLSVDQNLTEPVVREMMRDAVRIDSRSYREGIVDINTLRNFLAGNAAFSFFDLPWVPVYVAAIFCMHPLLGWLAVAGILVVLVLGIAQEYLSGPRFTMAKTMERHSGQLLTLGLRNAEVIAGMNMLPGMIAHWKEPYDQALYLQTKAYRFSTALGSVSGSFRTAMQVLVYGLGAYLVLENESTAGVMIAASVIMRQAMGPVDRIMGTWKQTVDARAAYKRLAGLLEAASERPAMELPDPEGKVDVETASLAIGGRPILAGVSFALAPGESMGLIGPSGAGKSSLCRLLLGIWGATSGTVRLDGADIATWDRDALGRHIGYLPQDVELFAGTVSENIARMGTVEPEKVVEAATLAGIHDMVLRLPQGYDTQIGDLGMQLSGGQRQLIGLARVFYGGPKFVILDEPNSNLDDSGERALGQALRELKARRVTTVMVTHKPSLLASADKVLVLKEGRSAFFGPREEVFQAMAAASAGRA; from the coding sequence ATGAACCGTTTTCTCAAAAAGTGGAAGCGAGCCCTCGGATTCGCGGGCTTCTTCAGTTTGTTTATCAACATGCTGCAGTTGGTTTTTCCTGTGTACATGCTGATTATCTTCGACAAGGTCCTGGCCAGTCGCAGCATCCCGACCCTGCTCACGGTCAGCGTCGGCGCGGTGCTGGCGCTCGTGGTCCTGGCGTGTCTGGATTTTCTGCGGTCCCGGCTGCTCATCCGGGTGGGATTGTCCGTGGACCAGAACCTGACCGAGCCGGTGGTCCGCGAAATGATGCGGGACGCCGTCCGGATCGATTCGCGCTCGTACCGGGAAGGAATCGTGGACATCAACACGCTGCGGAACTTCCTGGCCGGCAACGCGGCCTTTTCCTTTTTCGATCTGCCGTGGGTACCAGTTTACGTGGCCGCCATTTTCTGCATGCATCCGCTGCTTGGCTGGCTGGCCGTGGCCGGCATCCTTGTCGTGTTGGTCCTGGGCATTGCCCAGGAGTACTTGAGCGGCCCCCGGTTCACCATGGCCAAGACCATGGAACGGCACTCCGGACAACTGCTGACCCTGGGACTGCGCAACGCCGAGGTCATCGCCGGCATGAACATGCTGCCGGGGATGATCGCGCACTGGAAGGAGCCCTATGACCAGGCGCTGTACCTCCAAACCAAGGCCTACCGCTTCAGCACGGCGCTGGGATCCGTGTCCGGCAGCTTCCGGACCGCGATGCAGGTTCTGGTCTATGGATTGGGCGCGTACCTGGTTTTGGAAAATGAATCCACGGCCGGGGTCATGATCGCCGCGTCGGTCATCATGCGCCAGGCCATGGGTCCCGTGGACCGCATCATGGGCACCTGGAAGCAGACCGTGGACGCCCGGGCGGCCTACAAACGCTTGGCCGGCCTGCTGGAAGCGGCGTCGGAACGCCCGGCCATGGAGCTGCCCGATCCCGAGGGCAAGGTGGATGTCGAGACGGCCAGCCTGGCCATTGGCGGCCGCCCAATCCTGGCCGGAGTGTCTTTTGCCCTGGCTCCGGGAGAGTCCATGGGCCTGATCGGCCCCAGCGGCGCGGGAAAAAGCTCCCTGTGCCGCCTGTTGCTTGGGATCTGGGGCGCCACATCGGGCACGGTACGCTTGGACGGCGCCGACATCGCCACCTGGGACCGCGATGCCCTGGGCCGGCATATCGGCTACCTGCCGCAGGACGTGGAGCTTTTTGCCGGCACGGTCAGTGAAAATATCGCGCGCATGGGCACGGTCGAGCCCGAAAAAGTGGTCGAAGCCGCTACCCTGGCCGGCATTCACGACATGGTCCTGCGTCTGCCGCAAGGCTACGACACGCAAATCGGCGACCTCGGCATGCAGCTGTCCGGCGGCCAGAGGCAGCTGATCGGTCTGGCCCGTGTTTTTTATGGCGGCCCGAAATTCGTCATTCTGGACGAACCCAATTCGAACCTCGACGATTCCGGTGAGCGCGCCCTGGGCCAGGCCTTGCGGGAGCTCAAGGCCCGCCGGGTGACCACCGTCATGGTCACGCACAAGCCGTCCTTGCTGGCGTCCGCGGACAAGGTCCTCGTGCTCAAGGAAGGCAGATCGGCCTTTTTCGGCCCCCGCGAAGAGGTTTTCCAGGCCATGGCCGCGGCCAGCGCGGGGCGGGCTTGA
- a CDS encoding HlyD family type I secretion periplasmic adaptor subunit, with amino-acid sequence MSTLTPEELKVLDTNPRPIIWTGLLIIALFFGGLIAWSVLLPFHGAVVAAGTVKVSQNKKTVQHLEGGIVDKILVREGDAVKAGQVLIRLRDERIDASVSLTQGHLWAKIALAARLRAESQLKPAIEWPKEMLAAEAEPEVRAARQKEEEVFVSRLRDMEGKISLHNSQIRQLREQADGAQAELTAQQDIIASLGSEITAKNALLQEKYIDKAQILELNRRLATAEGQAGSLRQSIAEGKQRIDELRLRIVDLRNTYRENAITELSKVSDEIFQLREQLRPIRDSKKRLDILSPVDGVVLNMQVHSEDSAVIRAGEPLMDIVPKDAKLIVEARISPTDITKVFKDQEAEVMLSAFDRRVMPRFPAVVDYVSADQLKQQTSAGDMPFYEVHLAVDEEALTKAGAYLYPGMPAECYITTTERTILSYLLDPFFKVMDNALLEQ; translated from the coding sequence ATGTCAACGCTGACACCCGAAGAACTCAAAGTTTTGGATACCAATCCACGCCCGATCATCTGGACCGGGCTGCTCATTATCGCGCTTTTTTTCGGAGGTCTGATCGCCTGGTCCGTGTTGCTGCCCTTCCACGGCGCGGTGGTGGCCGCGGGCACGGTCAAGGTTTCCCAGAACAAGAAGACGGTCCAGCACCTGGAAGGGGGGATCGTGGACAAAATCCTGGTGCGGGAGGGAGACGCGGTCAAGGCCGGACAGGTGCTGATCCGGTTGCGCGACGAACGCATCGACGCATCGGTATCCCTGACCCAGGGGCACCTCTGGGCCAAGATCGCCCTGGCGGCCCGCTTGCGGGCCGAAAGCCAGCTCAAGCCGGCCATCGAGTGGCCCAAGGAGATGCTCGCGGCCGAGGCCGAACCGGAAGTCCGGGCTGCCCGTCAGAAAGAGGAAGAAGTCTTTGTGTCTCGGCTACGCGACATGGAGGGAAAAATCTCCCTGCATAACTCCCAAATCCGGCAGTTGCGCGAGCAAGCCGACGGCGCCCAGGCCGAACTCACTGCCCAGCAGGACATCATCGCCAGCCTGGGGAGCGAAATCACCGCCAAGAACGCCCTGCTCCAGGAAAAATATATCGACAAGGCCCAAATCCTCGAGCTGAACCGCCGACTGGCCACGGCCGAAGGGCAGGCCGGCAGCCTGCGGCAGAGCATTGCCGAGGGCAAGCAACGCATTGATGAACTGCGGCTGCGCATCGTGGATTTGCGCAACACCTATCGCGAGAACGCCATCACCGAACTGAGCAAGGTCTCGGACGAAATCTTCCAGCTTCGGGAACAGCTGCGCCCCATACGGGACTCCAAAAAACGTCTGGACATCCTGTCCCCGGTTGACGGCGTTGTCCTGAACATGCAGGTCCATTCCGAGGATTCGGCGGTCATTCGCGCCGGCGAACCCCTCATGGATATCGTGCCCAAGGATGCCAAGCTCATCGTTGAAGCCAGGATTTCACCCACGGACATCACCAAGGTGTTCAAGGATCAGGAGGCCGAAGTCATGCTTTCGGCCTTTGACCGGCGCGTCATGCCCCGGTTTCCAGCCGTTGTGGACTATGTCTCGGCCGACCAGCTCAAACAGCAGACCTCGGCTGGAGACATGCCCTTTTACGAGGTGCACCTCGCCGTGGACGAGGAGGCGCTCACCAAGGCCGGCGCCTATCTGTACCCGGGCATGCCCGCGGAATGCTATATCACCACGACGGAGCGCACGATTTTGTCCTACCTGCTCGACCCCTTCTTCAAGGTCATGGACAACGCCCTGCTTGAACAATAG